Proteins from a single region of Arctopsyche grandis isolate Sample6627 chromosome 1, ASM5162203v2, whole genome shotgun sequence:
- the Pdss2 gene encoding decaprenyl diphosphate synthase subunit 2 has translation MSLSRLAVRGGGGARALLGAFQTPETRSLNRPAAGVAAIRHDRKPDWNRAVSEAEKIVGYPTSFLSLRWLLSDEIANVALHLRKLVGSNHPLLKTAKNLLYNGKNNMQAWGLIVLLVSKAAGHSPEIPDMEQDKSAGVLHSQRALAEVTEMIRTSHLVHKGLVNLNVQDSSSTSGSNLGDMTFGNKIALLSGDYLLGNSCAELAGLRNQELVELMSSAVRDLTEAEFIGDRDEQNNPLPCKPIPDGGKPPIKEWQCRLDPLNVSDLMGHAAPEWAARHELSAGALLGKSCQGALMLAKQSRDMQKLGYKFGSHLALAWQACLDLEPFSAPCSGPFSLVSAPVMFTLAHQPHLYNLIDAGKRDVNQVDYDKLHKEVLAGPGVEQARQLQREHSMAATQVLQNFPNCDACTALHNIILAMQDV, from the exons ATGAGTTTGAGCAGGCTGGCAGTTAGGGGTGGTGGCGGGGCGCGCGCCCTGCTGGGGGCCTTCCAGACCCCGGAGACTCGGTCACTGAACCGCCCCGCTGCAGGAGTGGCAGCCATTCGACACGACCGCAAACCCGACTGGAATCGGGCTGTCAGCGAGGCGGAGAAAATCGTTGGGTACCCCACGTCATTTCTCAGCCTTCGTTGGCTCCTCAGTGATGAAATAGCCAATGTCGCTTTGCATCTTCGGAAACTGGTCGGCAGCAATCATCCCCTACTGAAAACTGCTAA AAATCTTCTTTATAATGGGAAGAACAACATGCAAGCATGGGGTTTGATTGTATTATTGGTTTCTAAAGCTGCTGGACACAGTCCTGAAATACCTGATATGGAGCAAGACAAATCAGCTGGCGTGCTTCACAG CCAACGAGCGCTTGCCGAAGTGACTGAAATGATTCGAACAAGTCATTTAGTGCACAAGGGCTTGGTTAACTTGAATGTGCAAGATTCAAGTTCAACATCCGGGTCAAATCTCGGTGATATGACATTTGGTAATAAAATCGCTTTATTGAGTGGAGATTATTTGTTGGGGAATTCCTGCGCCGAGCTAGCTGGATTACG AAATCAGGAATTAGTGGAGTTGATGTCTTCTGCTGTGAGAGATCTCACCGAGGCTGAATTCATCGGCGATAGAGATGAACAAAATAATCCACTTCCGTGCAAACCAATTCCTGACGGTGGAAAACCTCCTATTAAAG AATGGCAATGTAGACTTGATCCGTTAAACGTGTCTGATTTAATGGGTCATGCAGCCCCAGAATGGGCTGCTAGACATGAACTGAGTGCTGGAGCTCTTTTGGGTAAGAGCTGTCAAGGAGCTCTCATGTTGGCTAAACAGTCTCGGGATATGCAAAAGCtt GGATATAAGTTTGGGTCACATTTGGCATTAGCTTGGCAAGCCTGTCTGGATTTGGAACCATTTTCTGCACCATGCTCTGGTCCATTCTCTCTCGTCAGTGCTCCGGTGATGTTTACATTAGCCCACCAGCCTCATCTTTATAACCTCATAGATGCAGGAAAAAGAGATGTGAACCAAGTTGACTATGATAAG cTGCACAAGGAGGTTTTGGCTGGCCCAGGAGTTGAACAAGCTAGACAATTACAGCGCGAACATAGCATGGCCGCTACTCAAGTTCTGCAAAACTTTCCCAATTGTGATGCATGCACAGCTTTGCATAATATAATCCTTGCTATGCAAGATGTTTAA